A genomic region of Anas acuta chromosome 1, bAnaAcu1.1, whole genome shotgun sequence contains the following coding sequences:
- the ST3GAL6 gene encoding type 2 lactosamine alpha-2,3-sialyltransferase isoform X5: MLDTCLLKPAFESLLDVDKIYPFLCANDFIRAAEFHGSDKFELPYGIKRAEQFFRLALSRLQNCGLSNEDDSVSCRRCVVVGNGGVLRNKTLGEKIDSYDVIIRMNNGPVIGYEEDVGRRTTFRLSYPESIFSDPIHYDPNTTVVIIVFKPRDLKWLWEILGGQKISAKGFWKKPALNMIYKSNQIRILDPSITRKTAYDWLHFPTRFPKKEKPKHPTTGLIAITLAFHICHEVHLAGFKYDFTDRNSSLHYYGNDTMSQMMQNEYHDISAEQKFLKKLIDKNFVVNLT; encoded by the exons TGTTGACAAAATATACCCATTCCTGTGTGCCAACGATTTTATCAGAGCAGCAGAGTTCCATGGAAGTGATAAGTTTGAGCTACCTTATGGAATAAAGAGAGCAG agCAATTTTTTCGTTTAGCTCTTTCAAGACTGCAAAACTGTGGACTGTCCAATGAAGATGACAG CGTTTCCTGTCGACGGTGTGTTGTGGTCGGTAACGGAGGAGTACTTCGAAATAAGACgttaggggaaaaaattgaCTCATATGATGTGATAATAAG AATGAATAATGGCCCTGTTATAGGGTATGAAGAGGATGTTGGGAGAAGGACAACTTTCCGCCTTTCTTACCCAGAATCCATCTTCTCAGATCCGATCCACTACGACCCCAATACAACTGTTGTTATCATCGTCTTCAAACCACGTGACTTAAAGTGGCTTTGGGAGATACTAGGCGGTCAGAAAATT AGTGCTAAAGGCTTTTGGAAGAAACCAGCTCTGAACATGATATACAAATCTAATCAGATCAGGATTCTTGATCCCAGCATCACCAGAAAAACGGCTTATGATTGGCTTCATTTTCCAACAAGGTTTCCCAAAAAAGAG AAACCCAAGCACCCAACAACGGGGCTAATTGCCATTACACTAGCATTTCACATTTGTCATGAAGTTCACCTGGCAGGCTTCAAGTACGACTTCACTGACAGAAACAGTTCTTTGCACTACTATGGCAACGATACAATGTCTCAGATGATGCAG AATGAATACCATGACAtcagtgctgagcagaaattTTTGAAGAAGCTTATAGACAAGAACTTCGTGGTCAATTTGACgtga